Within Wyeomyia smithii strain HCP4-BCI-WySm-NY-G18 chromosome 2, ASM2978416v1, whole genome shotgun sequence, the genomic segment TTGTAAGTCTTTCGTTAACAATGACATACTGTTGCTGATCGATGATGTTGTCGAATTTGTTTGTTGCAATTTAGGAATCCGAGCTTCTAAAACTTTTGCGGCATACTCGCGTAAGTACTTTTTAAAAATGAGTGTCAAATCATACATCGGCTTTTCGTTACTAAGTTGAGTGCACTGGACCATGCATTTTTTGTAGAACACAAACAATTCCGCacaactgaaaaaataaatgtgtaagtgtaaatttgtttttttttcgggaaaaaaaGTTTACTTTGGAATAATCATCACGTTTCCGTCTTTAGGCACAATCTGCTGCGTATTTTGCTGTGCAAATTGTATAATCAACTCGGCTAAACTTCGATCGACACTGTCTGTATAGATATCTAGATAGGACTTAAAGCATGTCCCTATTAgatccatgaacgatgttttctCATTAGCTCTTTTGATCAAAATCGTTTCTCCGCCAATTGTTACAGTTCCGTTAAAACGTTTATCCAGTAGTTGTTCAAAGTTTGTTGTTTTTTGTATAGCAAATAATAGCAGTTTAACGTCAATCTCAGTCCGTCTCCGGCTCATTATTTTTGTAAGCTCATCCCGAGTAATTGCACAAAACTGAATGGTTATTTGTTCCGAGACTTCCCAATCAATAGGAAAAATAGTGCCGTACTTTTCTTCAAAATCTAACAAGTGTCGTTTGAGCCAAGCATATCTCTTGTCAATTTTATCGAGCCAAGCAATATCCTGGTTTTCATGGAATAGTTGGATATATTCTTGCAGCTGTAGATctgaaaataattaattttagtAACTCGTGACTAATGTcaaccaaaacaaaatatacCCACTTATATACCACTTCAGAATGTTCTTTTTCACCGGTTTGTCGAGCACAGAAGCAACTTGGCATGCATCTTTCAGCTGTGTAATAGTCATCCGATTTCCGGTGTGGCTTGAATTCGGCGGTGAGAAGAAGTGTTTAAAATCATCCGTAATCTGCGTTGCCAGCTCTGCCTGTATTTGTTGCACCTGCGAAGACAGTACCTGAATCTGGGCTATTTCCGAATACTGCTGAAAATGCTGGTTGACTTCGATTATTGCCTGCAGCGGATTCAGAATTTCTCCATATTGACGGCGCTCCGCTAGATGCTTCAAATTCTCCACCCCTCCAACCAACATGTGCAGATGATTTAATGTTGTGATCGCATAGGTTAAATTATTTTTAGCCGAGTCAAGCTGCTTAATATCCCGTGTAATTTCTTTGACCATATCTTCAGTTTTTTCTGCTCTAGATTTTATATCCGTAATCAACGCAAATAACTGTGTAATAGATTGCTGGGCTTCCTTCAGAGCAGCTCGTCCATTTTCTCCAGTGTTCACCTGACCCCGGACTACACTCCGGATGTTATCATCTATTAAACTTATGTCATATTCCATTTTGGTGATGACATCGTCAATATTAGACAACGACTGCTCGTTTGGAAACAGCTGATTAACGTAATCAGTGGCATCGAAGTCCGGATGGTCCAATGGATCGGAACTTTGGAGTACCTGTTCAATTGCCGCTTGAACCTCATCCGAAAGAACAATCTTGTTAATGTGGTCCTTTTTCACCTCTGGTTCTTCTTCCAGGTTGCTCATGATTAAAACGCAAACGAAGAACTGTTTTCCAGAGCTGGCTTGTATTTAGGAAACACTTTTTTCGTGAATTCACAGTGAATTCTTGATACGACGTCAGCAAAACAAACAACTGTCaagctttccgaaaaaaaaaatcaactttacgTACGCACAAAGTTCAGCTTTAATACTTTCAAACGCTTGCAACGCCCCTCTCAGTCTGGTATATgcagagctgccagattttattttgaaaaatctgtatgcacccgtgaaaatatctgtatttttctgtattttgttcgtgtgcCTACAAGTGCTCTGGTTTGGGGTAACTGGGTTTGGCAtccatagcatagcatagcagcatagcatagcatatttgatcgcccgtgtgttgcccgcgattgaccagaatcagctgaaattgcacaaagaaccgtcaaaatggtgcctaggagtagcaagccattttcagtgtacaattcctggtgatttttcttttcactggtcaataacgtagctggccacgcccaatgcagatcaatagaggaagggatatcgggagtgttagtttaatacttgttgctactagagaccgaggaatcctctgcatcatccacaagtatcaaaggaaggaattagtgttagtggaaaggaattgatctggatccatcgaggttgatggtgcgatcttttctacacaaattcgcgcccgatatggatatttctcggtctctgcgtaaccggccatcagaagacgatataaatagaaccgcatcacgatcgctgtatcggcatataggagaatcgaagtttctaggtATCATCGGCAACCAATCGtcaacagtctgtatcacaccaaacttcgcgtttcatcccgtgaactattaaaatttacctcgaaacgaatgaatttcgtaaaacgcaccgcacgccgaacgcaaactactggtaccagctcaaagaaccgttagagcgagtaaaaaaacccacaaggcacaccAGAGCATTAaacgatgtaatggtcattgagctccgaaaccgctgtattaagatagttacactgagcgctgtcaaaataacgtgcgcgaaactgagctgactTCCCCGAAGTGAACAATAGCGTGCCCACTGCACTCCGGAAACCCctagataaacaaaactcacccgggccgatgatgcgtttcaccggggcattatcgacgaccgctccattttctcctaccgacgcatacgcgacacgacgtttcgcacaaaagacacctactgaatataaaaactgacaaagttacatgcattcatagcccaaaaacttaaaaaaatgcaaataagcatattaaacaaaacagagttccaagtttattattaaaatgccacaataattgcaatcaaagttcagttgtcgtgaactattttcacgcccaaaacgatttcaacataattaaataaaagttacttatgtatatcaacatttgtccaaaagctaggaaaatcataaaacaagaacatagaactgaataaaatgtcaccgccctgccaggactcacaattgtagacgatgcatcaatcgcatgccgcattgtcatgctcgaatgataaattttgaaactatattgtaaaactgccaattttgacctgtgagagtgcaccgtacaatctggtttgtaaatataaaaaaaaactccacccgcaaccgaaaagctaccacactttgtgcacccaacagatgacaTATTTACACTTCTGGCAAAGTCCTaaacccgctaaaaaccactacacacagagcctatgcattcttaaaatgtttgatacaaaaacttatactcatctgttttattttggttatgcctgtgccagcgaaacaaacgccgacaaacacAGCGCAACACTAATCTCTTCGCTCTCTCGCCAGATATTATTGTTCTCTTCGCTCACACCGCCATGCATTCcattttcgcatgttaataacgaaccgctagttagcgcgacgcacaaagtaggcactcacactcgcgcaacttagctggccttacaattttcaattgcaattcgaggaaaaaatactattttcacgcaaagaacactgtgtttttcacaaaaccttcacttttctcacttagacaaagcatcacagatcacaacttgacactttttaacaagtttggccacttaattcacttataaattaataacttaaacagatagctttcggggcacgtattattagtTAGCCGTGATGCCAGCCGCTGGGGGTAACTGGGTTTGGCATCCAACCTTAAACTTCGGCTGGAACCGTAAAAAGGTTGGGTAAAATTCCTGAAAGAAAAGTCAGCCGTGTTAACCGTGTTTTTTTGCTAGAGAAGCAATAGAATCCGGTATTTTTGTTTCAAAGCTTCCCCGCTTAGCCAAATGTCGAATGTCcagaaaaaatcaaacaaaaggaaTTTCCCGCTTAGTAAATGCCAGACGCCCAGCAGAACTCgaacaaccacgctcgacgcctgggttagaatcccaacgccgatataggtgtcgatggttgtggggtggcgtgattcaCCCACAACCAAACCAACTGGTCTAGGTTtagtcctagccgacaccgggagattttctgaggcgaaaaatctctgggatcacgcgttccatcgcatgaggaagtaaagccgttggcaccggtccgttgaacaacgggtcgtaagttagggtcctgggtggagtcgcctccaccAGTGGCGGAACCagatcgacggaaaataagcaagaataaaaaaaaatcgattgctaaaattctgtacaaatctgtattaaaaatcaaaattctgtatgaattctgtattctgtatcatttctgtatcttggtcaaaaaatctgtataatacagaaaaatctgtatagttGGCAGCCCTGGGTATATGAATTAAATGATCCATGTGGAAACGATGGAAACAATCTCTATTCGCCCTGACGGAATTAAATTATCTCCTTCACACACATTGAACTACCCGTATGCGAGTTTTggggaaaaatattaaaatgtttgctatCACATTCACTCTTGAAGAAATTCCTATCTTCTGCACTCATAGAGTAAACAAATTGAAGGTGGCAGCACCGTAACTCCGTCAGAGCGAATTCGCTCTATTTTGCTTTCCATCCAATCGAACCGAATATTGGACAACGTCccacaatagaccattttacgaactgacagatgtcacggatcctgctgatattgatgttgcttttacgtgcgttatgtcagcggttccgagctttatgtcaaatttcatccatgaattgagttcagaaacgtctcgtgaaatggtctattgccAGTTAACTCATTCACGAATACATACTTTTAGATGAAAACACACGAGATCAAAGTTGGTTTGTACAATGTGCAGTAagcattttaaatgaaatattacgtcgtgatgaatttttgattggtaggcaaaatttggGTTGGTAACGAAAGGTCGAAACATATATCATATACGGAAGGCTGaatgcacaaaaggctgaaatCCTAAAATGCTGAATGTACGAAAGGCTGAACCATGAAAGGCTCAAATGAATAGCAAATCAAATAGGTGACAAAGTTTCGTATTTTAACAGAGGTtggtaccacatacataagacatacgtaacactaaggaagaaatcttccaaaaaagttggtacaaaatgaactactcgaaagtaccaacctctgtaaaaaaaaacctctgtttgagtagtttatggaggttgtgtacctgcgcagtctgcatttgtctcgttcccactcgaaaaatgcagcattgattttgtaaacaactttttgacagtttcttaaaggattttgttatgggctcgagtagagccgcgatgaagaaaattcattccgttcattttcgtcgagcagttcatacttGTGTTGGTAtcagcgttgccactaagttttgaataaaatctggcaaaacgaaaataaaaagtctgacaaaaatctgtcactcatttttggaCAAAACTCctggcagaattgaaagtgatgacctttttttgctGCTCGTAAAATACTtttgagtagttcattttgtaccaacttttttggaagatttcttcctgagtgttacgcatgtcttaagcaggtattagacgaagcaaatatttgctatttttggtacgatttttatttgcacgaaataaaatctgtattgaaaaatagcaaatatttgcttcgtctaatacctgctttatgtATGTTGTGATAGCATGTTCATGTAATTGCCACGGGTAGCGCATGATTGGTTGCATTATATTTGCTGGTCATGTTTCGGGTAAAAAGAATTCTGTTTCATATCTGAGCCCTGTTCGCCACCCACACATCTCCCTATATGATAGTAAACAACTACAGTGTAAAGAACTTGCGAATAATTTTCATATTCATTTGTTATTCATTATCATTTTCATCATTTCAGTTATAGCCCGAACTTATTCAAAATCAAACCATGGCAGAAGAACCACTCAAAGATTATTCATGCTACTATCGTGCTTCAAATCTGCAAACAGAGGTAAGGTAATTAATTGCTAAGTTTCAATTATCAACAGAACCTATGCTCTTAGATGCTACCGATTGCAACACGTATAGATGAAATGTTACTGCGGATGGAAGAATTCGAAAACTTACTAGAGTTGATAAAACTGGAATCCACTGTCACTACCCAACAGAACATTCCCCGAATACTACGGCTCAAACCGGAACTGGACGGTCTTTGCGAGAGACTAGATCAACTGGAGAAATTCGTTTCGATGGTTTCGAAGAATTTGGATACCATCGAACGCCATGTGCAAATTGCGGAGGAAGAACTAGATATACCAGACAAAACTATAAACGTGTTGTTAAAATCGTTGAATATTTTCGGTAAATCTAAACAAGCAGAACGACAAACAAATCGAAATTTGACCAATGGAATGTATGAAGCGCCTGTTATTTTCAAAACAGAAGATTATTTTGGTAAACGAAGTACTGCCGAAGAAACGCCAGAAGGTGAAATGGTGGAAAAGTGATtctcagtttcaatattttattatttatctaAAGTAGACAATAAATATCCTTATAGAAACTTTTTTGGTCAACACATGTCACAGCTGATGGAACGAAGAAACATATACACTTTCTCAAAGCATGTCAGTAGTATACGACGCAGTTTATTTTATGTTTCttccaaatttaaaaatggcattaacACATGTAAGAAGTGTAATTCTGACAATAAACATGTTCGTTTACTTATACTCTGCTTTGAAGTTTTTGTCAAAACTATGTTTTTATACCGTGTTCTTTGGCGATGTGATTTACCAAGGTGATAGTAGATTTGAAAGCCGAACCACAATGAGTACATTCATATGGTTTATCGCCAATATGCACAATTTGATGCTTGCGGAGTGACGATCGAtgccgaaaatgtttgttgcaCAACTTACAAGTTGCTCCCGGTATGTTTTGATGATAAAATCGATCATGGTCAAGCAAATCATAGTTGGTGCGGAAGGTTTGGCCACATGATGAGCATTGAAATTTcttttcggtaatttttttcttctgtctAATGTTATGACCAGCGTTGTGTTCCCGATTTTCATGCACCTGTAAACTGTACTTGACTTTAAATCCAACTGAACAATAACTGCACTCCAGTGGTCTGTTCGATTTGTCGTGCAAACTGAGGTGACGATTCATAGCGGTTACAAATTTGAAACTTTTATCACATTCAGGACATTTGTGGTTTTCACCAATTGCGTGCCGCTCAGTCAGAT encodes:
- the LOC129724023 gene encoding vacuolar protein sorting-associated protein 53 homolog is translated as MSNLEEEPEVKKDHINKIVLSDEVQAAIEQVLQSSDPLDHPDFDATDYVNQLFPNEQSLSNIDDVITKMEYDISLIDDNIRSVVRGQVNTGENGRAALKEAQQSITQLFALITDIKSRAEKTEDMVKEITRDIKQLDSAKNNLTYAITTLNHLHMLVGGVENLKHLAERRQYGEILNPLQAIIEVNQHFQQYSEIAQIQVLSSQVQQIQAELATQITDDFKHFFSPPNSSHTGNRMTITQLKDACQVASVLDKPVKKNILKWYINLQLQEYIQLFHENQDIAWLDKIDKRYAWLKRHLLDFEEKYGTIFPIDWEVSEQITIQFCAITRDELTKIMSRRRTEIDVKLLLFAIQKTTNFEQLLDKRFNGTVTIGGETILIKRANEKTSFMDLIGTCFKSYLDIYTDSVDRSLAELIIQFAQQNTQQIVPKDGNVMIIPNCAELFVFYKKCMVQCTQLSNEKPMYDLTLIFKKYLREYAAKVLEARIPKLQQTNSTTSSISNSMSLLTKDLQNLSTAAGQVIHNFLKEGEAPRYNLDDIRKICYVLATAEYCLETVQQLEDKLKEKIEKSYINRVDLSDEKDVFHRIISNCIQILVQDLDTGCEQSLTLMTKIAWHNISNVGDQSGFVNQIVTNLKQFVPVVRDNLATSRKYYTQFCHKFVNSFIPKYINTLFKLRPTTAGSSASSSMVTSASSSSISEGVGNGPTSNSASGNIMGCEQLLLDTHSLKTVLLDLPSIGSQVQRKPPASYTKVVIKGMAKAEMIIKVVMQPINPVTLYIEQYLKMLPESNMTEFHKILEMKSVRKTEQQQLVELYKRSCPQTPLGSGTTTEGTATVASAAGDALLSQSQQAAATAAAAISGAGSSIIALGDSLMDKGRIKKIENLIKNRLPN
- the LOC129724028 gene encoding biogenesis of lysosome-related organelles complex 1 subunit 4, giving the protein MAEEPLKDYSCYYRASNLQTEMLPIATRIDEMLLRMEEFENLLELIKLESTVTTQQNIPRILRLKPELDGLCERLDQLEKFVSMVSKNLDTIERHVQIAEEELDIPDKTINVLLKSLNIFGKSKQAERQTNRNLTNGMYEAPVIFKTEDYFGKRSTAEETPEGEMVEK